In Sphingopyxis sp. 113P3, one DNA window encodes the following:
- a CDS encoding CaiB/BaiF CoA-transferase family protein — MLGDLRIVEIGEGMAVQVAGLMLSELGADVLKIERPGGDPARGTAPFANWNRGKRSLVLDLDTPEGLALLEERLAGADALLHQFTPSRARALGLDDANLAARHPHLVVTAITGSPANHPDVERSDDELLVAARVGAMYENDGHRGGPIVYRYRQGSWSAAHLAAAGLLARLVMRLQSGRGGPAHTSIFQGFLATLPLVWARNSEGPMPNPVTYPPDKPRAIAQQLFQCADGDWLQIMDPTRQFDYATMPTMWEVLAEADIDLETEEGQAEAFRRRPLASWLADLRAADIAAEPAFPMGEVLRHEDVEANGYVIEVDDPEFGKTRQPNTPFHSDADLPQGRPAPRLGEGGDTGWPARPAPEKAHPPSEVLEGVRVLDLGMFLAGPMGPSMMGDMGADVVKVEALTGDRIRFMHRYYQAAARSKRSLAIDLTRPEARPILERLIQWAEIVHHNMRFKGAAKLGLSEEAIRAAKPDVAFNYASAYGQRGQRGNWPGYDSIFNAIAGWEFENAGEGNRPVFNRPGTMDVATAQSCLVELMASLYARRTTGRGYTTQTSLLGLAAFTQGERLIGPDGELTDTYHLTSDQTGFSPYHRIYECADGAWVAVAAHKADQRAALRDLLGEDFERGAKTRKAPDLLAALEAAGVPADAVNYEDAMHRFFDDPKNRDLNLVSVLPQPLYGMVEQPGAFWNFGDTPLVFKRCCPAVGEHSDEILREIGYSDAEIAAFREAKIIA, encoded by the coding sequence ATGCTCGGCGACCTTCGCATCGTCGAAATAGGAGAGGGCATGGCGGTCCAGGTGGCGGGGCTGATGCTCTCCGAACTCGGCGCCGACGTGTTGAAGATCGAGCGGCCGGGGGGCGATCCTGCGCGCGGTACCGCGCCTTTTGCGAACTGGAACCGGGGCAAACGAAGCCTCGTCCTCGATCTCGATACGCCCGAAGGGCTCGCCTTGCTGGAGGAGCGTCTCGCCGGAGCCGACGCCTTGCTCCACCAGTTCACGCCGTCGCGCGCCAGGGCGCTTGGCCTCGACGATGCGAACCTTGCCGCACGTCACCCGCATCTCGTCGTCACCGCGATCACCGGCTCGCCCGCAAACCACCCCGATGTCGAGCGCAGCGACGACGAGCTGCTCGTCGCCGCGCGCGTGGGGGCCATGTACGAGAATGACGGGCACCGAGGCGGGCCGATCGTCTATCGCTACCGTCAGGGCAGCTGGTCGGCCGCGCATCTTGCCGCGGCGGGGTTGCTCGCCCGCCTCGTGATGCGCCTTCAGAGCGGGCGCGGCGGCCCTGCCCATACCTCGATCTTCCAGGGTTTCCTCGCCACGCTTCCGCTCGTCTGGGCGCGCAACAGCGAAGGGCCGATGCCCAATCCGGTGACCTATCCGCCCGATAAGCCGCGCGCGATCGCGCAGCAATTGTTCCAGTGCGCCGACGGCGACTGGTTGCAGATCATGGATCCGACCCGCCAGTTCGATTATGCGACCATGCCGACGATGTGGGAGGTCCTGGCCGAAGCCGACATCGATCTTGAAACCGAGGAAGGCCAGGCCGAAGCCTTCAGGCGCAGGCCGCTGGCCAGCTGGCTCGCCGATCTTCGCGCCGCCGACATCGCCGCTGAACCGGCTTTTCCGATGGGCGAAGTGCTCCGGCACGAGGACGTCGAGGCGAACGGCTATGTCATCGAAGTCGACGATCCCGAGTTCGGCAAGACGCGCCAACCGAACACGCCTTTCCACAGCGATGCCGACTTGCCGCAGGGCCGTCCTGCACCCCGTCTCGGCGAAGGCGGTGACACAGGATGGCCGGCAAGGCCTGCGCCCGAGAAGGCACACCCGCCGTCGGAAGTGCTCGAAGGCGTCCGCGTTCTCGATCTCGGCATGTTTCTCGCGGGGCCGATGGGGCCTTCCATGATGGGCGACATGGGCGCCGACGTCGTCAAGGTCGAGGCGCTGACGGGCGACCGCATCCGGTTCATGCATCGCTATTATCAGGCGGCGGCGCGTTCGAAGCGGAGCCTCGCGATCGACCTCACAAGGCCGGAAGCGCGGCCAATTCTCGAACGGCTGATCCAATGGGCGGAAATCGTTCATCACAATATGCGCTTCAAGGGCGCTGCCAAACTGGGCCTCAGTGAAGAGGCCATCCGCGCTGCCAAGCCCGATGTCGCGTTCAACTATGCCAGCGCCTATGGCCAGCGCGGCCAGCGCGGCAATTGGCCGGGTTACGACTCGATCTTCAACGCGATTGCCGGCTGGGAGTTCGAGAATGCGGGTGAAGGCAATCGCCCGGTCTTCAATCGTCCAGGAACAATGGACGTTGCAACCGCGCAGAGCTGCCTCGTTGAATTGATGGCCTCGCTCTATGCCCGGCGCACCACAGGCCGGGGCTACACCACCCAGACTTCGCTCCTCGGTCTCGCCGCCTTCACCCAGGGCGAGCGGCTTATCGGCCCTGATGGCGAGCTCACCGACACCTATCATCTCACCAGCGACCAGACGGGCTTTTCGCCTTATCACCGCATCTACGAATGCGCCGACGGCGCGTGGGTCGCGGTCGCGGCGCATAAGGCGGATCAGCGGGCGGCATTGCGAGATCTGCTCGGCGAGGATTTCGAGAGGGGTGCCAAGACCCGCAAGGCGCCCGACCTGCTCGCGGCGCTCGAAGCTGCAGGAGTTCCTGCCGATGCAGTCAATTACGAGGACGCGATGCATCGCTTCTTCGACGATCCGAAGAACCGCGATCTCAATCTGGTCTCGGTTCTGCCGCAGCCGCTCTACGGCATGGTCGAACAGCCGGGCGCCTTTTGGAACTTCGGAGATACACCATTGGTCTTCAAGCGCTGCTGCCCGGCTGTTGGCGAGCATAGCGACGAAATCCTGCGCGAAATCGGCTATTCCGATGCCGAGATCGCCGCCTTTCGCGAAGCGAAGATCATCGCATGA
- a CDS encoding Zn-ribbon domain-containing OB-fold protein, protein MTYGPARALPGDQIRITTNPDTEPFWQAAKEHRLTACQCGDCGHFRMPPTAVCPECGSRAKNWPTLPGTGTVFSFAICNKNPKNGEDYVYVPVVVDIDGAPGTRLNANLSGCNAEDVHIGMKVSVDWTPIQDGWVLPNFKA, encoded by the coding sequence ATGACCTATGGCCCCGCCCGTGCGCTTCCCGGCGACCAGATCCGGATTACAACCAACCCTGACACCGAGCCCTTCTGGCAAGCAGCGAAAGAGCATCGGCTCACGGCCTGCCAGTGCGGCGATTGCGGCCATTTCCGTATGCCGCCCACCGCGGTGTGCCCCGAATGCGGAAGCCGCGCCAAGAACTGGCCGACGCTTCCCGGCACGGGGACGGTCTTCAGCTTCGCGATCTGCAACAAGAACCCGAAGAATGGTGAGGACTATGTCTATGTCCCCGTCGTGGTCGACATCGACGGCGCGCCAGGCACCCGGCTCAATGCCAATCTTTCGGGGTGCAATGCCGAAGATGTTCATATCGGGATGAAGGTGAGTGTCGACTGGACCCCGATCCAGGATGGCTGGGTCCTCCCCAACTTCAAGGCCTGA
- a CDS encoding thiolase C-terminal domain-containing protein — protein MAWVNQDKCAIVGIGATDYYVRGKSWPRTINDMAAEAIMNACADAGISHKQIDGFSYYSTAGAGYLDKFDTASLMETLGMPHISWSATLTSGGGGCPGAIGLATAGLMNEDCTYSVTLMALQQLPQHRLGVVFGAAAPSPENSFLQPSGLVGPGHLMSVLARRHMHLYGTTQDAFGEVVMATRANTHNRPKAVRKEPLTKEQYDASVMLADPLRRLDFCLETDGAVAVITTTMDRAKDCRHKPAVVHAVAHGGQREWGRAFAWMGMPDPHFASSGHKFTADRIWAQSGLSAKDMDVALLYDHFSPMVLMQLEDYGFCEKGEGNDYVLSGKLRYDPTTGKGVGGGIPVNTHGGNLNEAYIIGMTHIVEGVEQVRGTAINQVRDAEFALVSGGPASLPVSSLILRKD, from the coding sequence ATGGCCTGGGTCAATCAGGACAAATGCGCGATCGTCGGTATCGGGGCGACTGACTATTACGTGCGCGGCAAAAGCTGGCCGCGCACGATCAACGACATGGCTGCGGAGGCGATCATGAACGCCTGCGCCGACGCCGGGATCAGCCACAAGCAGATCGATGGCTTCTCCTATTATTCAACCGCCGGTGCGGGATATCTCGACAAGTTCGATACCGCGAGTCTCATGGAAACACTTGGAATGCCCCACATCAGCTGGTCGGCGACGCTGACCAGCGGCGGCGGCGGCTGCCCCGGCGCGATCGGACTTGCGACGGCGGGGCTCATGAACGAGGATTGCACCTATTCGGTCACGCTGATGGCGCTCCAGCAGCTGCCGCAGCACCGCCTTGGCGTCGTCTTCGGGGCGGCGGCGCCGAGCCCTGAGAACAGCTTCCTCCAGCCTTCGGGGCTCGTCGGCCCCGGTCATTTGATGTCGGTGCTCGCGCGGCGTCACATGCATCTTTATGGCACGACCCAGGACGCCTTTGGCGAAGTCGTCATGGCGACGCGCGCCAATACGCACAATCGGCCCAAGGCCGTCCGCAAGGAGCCTCTCACCAAGGAGCAATATGATGCTTCGGTGATGCTTGCCGACCCCCTGCGGCGCCTCGACTTCTGCCTCGAAACCGATGGGGCGGTCGCGGTGATCACGACGACGATGGACCGCGCGAAGGATTGCCGCCACAAGCCCGCGGTGGTGCACGCTGTGGCGCATGGCGGCCAGCGTGAATGGGGAAGGGCCTTTGCCTGGATGGGAATGCCCGATCCGCATTTTGCAAGTTCGGGCCACAAGTTCACCGCCGACCGGATCTGGGCCCAATCGGGGCTCTCGGCGAAGGACATGGACGTCGCCTTGCTCTACGATCATTTCAGCCCGATGGTACTCATGCAGCTGGAGGATTACGGATTCTGCGAGAAGGGCGAGGGCAATGATTATGTGCTCTCGGGCAAGCTGCGCTACGATCCGACGACCGGCAAGGGGGTGGGCGGCGGCATTCCGGTGAACACCCACGGCGGGAACCTCAACGAAGCCTATATCATCGGCATGACGCATATCGTCGAAGGCGTCGAGCAGGTCCGAGGCACCGCAATCAACCAGGTCAGGGACGCAGAATTCGCCCTCGTATCGGGCGGCCCGGCCTCACTGCCCGTCTCCAGCCTCATCCTGCGCAAGGACTGA
- a CDS encoding alpha/beta fold hydrolase: protein MTIVEYRGFAGVRLEAEIIGSENDPAVLLLHGAGQTRAVWSGVAEALEQAGRRVISLDLRGHGGSEWPEDGRYDFEALVEDLRAVLAQMGTRPVVVASTLGGWVASAALEQDAAVLASGLVLVDSPVSVDPALARRIGERLREAATLAPGQAQWDVRLFDTLDTSAMADRLDGAASKIALPTLYVRGAISELVTRADAAAFVDQLPDGELVEVENSALVVTDDRTDALSGYLIDFLERRAPRGSPEYRAGSDARTFRDALGCFATGVTVVTAMCPDGSPVGLTANSFTSVSLDPPLLLVCIANSAGSAPFLRDAERFAVNVLQIGQQPTSNRFAGKGEDRFGLTPWEVGEYGTPVLTGSLSSFECARDAVHDGGDHFILVGRVLKAIFEPRRDPLLYFRGKYRKLHFA, encoded by the coding sequence ATGACTATCGTCGAATATCGGGGTTTTGCGGGCGTCCGGCTGGAGGCTGAGATCATCGGTTCAGAAAATGATCCGGCGGTCCTCCTGCTTCACGGTGCGGGGCAGACCCGGGCTGTCTGGTCGGGGGTCGCGGAGGCGCTCGAGCAGGCGGGAAGGCGGGTCATAAGCCTTGATCTGCGCGGGCATGGCGGCAGCGAATGGCCCGAGGACGGGCGCTATGATTTCGAAGCGCTGGTGGAGGATCTGCGCGCCGTGCTCGCGCAAATGGGAACCCGTCCCGTCGTCGTCGCATCGACCTTGGGCGGCTGGGTCGCCAGCGCAGCGCTTGAGCAGGATGCGGCGGTTCTTGCGTCGGGGCTCGTCCTCGTCGATTCACCTGTCAGCGTCGACCCGGCGCTGGCTCGGCGGATCGGCGAGCGTTTGCGCGAAGCGGCGACGCTCGCACCGGGACAGGCGCAGTGGGACGTGCGCCTCTTCGACACGCTCGACACCTCGGCGATGGCCGATAGGCTCGACGGTGCGGCCTCAAAGATCGCGCTGCCAACGCTCTATGTGCGCGGCGCGATCAGTGAACTGGTCACGAGGGCCGACGCCGCCGCCTTTGTCGATCAGCTCCCCGATGGCGAGCTGGTGGAGGTTGAAAATAGCGCGCTTGTCGTGACCGACGACCGCACCGATGCGCTCAGCGGCTATCTTATTGATTTCCTCGAGCGGCGCGCGCCGCGCGGTTCGCCTGAATATCGGGCGGGCAGCGATGCGCGCACCTTTCGCGATGCGCTCGGCTGCTTTGCCACGGGTGTGACCGTTGTGACCGCAATGTGCCCCGACGGCAGCCCGGTCGGGCTGACCGCGAACAGCTTCACGTCGGTCTCCCTCGATCCTCCCTTGCTGCTCGTCTGCATCGCCAATAGCGCGGGGAGCGCGCCCTTCCTGCGCGATGCTGAACGTTTTGCTGTCAATGTGCTTCAGATTGGCCAGCAGCCGACCTCGAACCGCTTTGCAGGCAAGGGAGAGGATCGCTTTGGTCTCACCCCGTGGGAGGTGGGCGAATATGGCACGCCGGTTCTCACTGGATCCTTGTCGAGCTTTGAATGTGCTCGCGATGCGGTGCACGATGGCGGCGACCATTTCATTCTCGTCGGGCGCGTGCTCAAGGCGATATTCGAACCGCGCCGTGACCCATTGCTCTATTTCCGCGGCAAATATCGCAAACTCCATTTTGCTTGA
- a CDS encoding phosphotransferase family protein produces MSALDLLPLGLGAAVEAASGATITEVRPRGGGGASREGAELDLAWPGGRTASAYMNYDVHKAGAGDDAAFLREASILRALSGPLADAGVRVAPFFASVPDQRALVCGLVSGRDRFGAITDPAQRDRLAADFMAQLAALHRIDVAATPVEGMGPVEPSRLFIERRIAALRRGNSERSWDPLIHLSLNWLEANIPANLPPPVIVHGDAGPGNFLFDEERVTAMLDWELVHYGDPMADLAMLAIRMLFQDFVPLPQAFSAYEAAGGHRVDLARLRYWRVLFQTGFARRSRLDDPAAPPPPNLGMNMVYSTIHRRVLSEALAEAAGITLPPVALPDAPLGARDRSFAIALDDIRDVIVPRMADQQASVKAKGMARLIKWWRAIERFEPGFQHAEKAEIEAVLGRTFDNYQAAWAAYCEAAAAGTISAEAAIILCHAHVTREAALMADAMGGLARTKFAPLQ; encoded by the coding sequence ATGAGTGCGCTCGACCTTCTGCCCTTGGGACTCGGAGCGGCCGTGGAAGCCGCGAGCGGCGCGACGATCACGGAGGTTCGGCCCCGCGGCGGCGGCGGTGCTTCGCGCGAGGGCGCCGAACTCGATCTTGCCTGGCCTGGCGGGCGGACCGCCAGCGCCTATATGAATTATGATGTGCACAAGGCGGGGGCAGGCGACGACGCGGCCTTTCTACGCGAGGCCAGTATCCTTCGTGCGCTCTCGGGCCCGCTTGCCGACGCGGGCGTGCGTGTTGCTCCCTTTTTTGCTTCGGTTCCCGACCAGCGGGCGCTGGTCTGCGGCCTCGTTTCGGGAAGGGATCGCTTCGGCGCCATCACCGACCCCGCGCAGCGCGATCGGCTCGCCGCCGATTTCATGGCGCAGCTTGCTGCGCTCCACCGCATCGACGTGGCAGCGACCCCGGTCGAGGGCATGGGCCCGGTCGAACCTTCGCGTTTGTTCATCGAGCGGCGCATCGCCGCGCTCCGGCGGGGGAACAGCGAAAGAAGCTGGGATCCGCTCATCCATTTGTCGCTGAATTGGCTTGAGGCGAATATTCCCGCAAATTTGCCTCCTCCGGTCATCGTCCATGGCGATGCAGGGCCGGGCAATTTCCTGTTCGACGAGGAACGGGTGACCGCTATGCTCGACTGGGAGCTCGTTCATTATGGCGACCCCATGGCGGATCTTGCGATGCTTGCGATCCGCATGCTGTTCCAGGACTTCGTCCCGCTTCCGCAAGCCTTTTCCGCCTATGAAGCTGCTGGCGGGCACCGCGTTGATCTCGCCCGCCTGCGCTATTGGCGCGTGCTGTTCCAGACAGGCTTTGCACGTCGCTCGCGTCTCGATGATCCCGCCGCGCCGCCGCCGCCCAACCTCGGCATGAACATGGTCTATTCGACGATCCATCGCCGCGTGCTCTCAGAGGCGCTGGCGGAGGCGGCAGGAATTACACTGCCGCCCGTTGCGCTGCCCGATGCCCCGCTCGGCGCGCGCGATCGCAGTTTTGCCATCGCGCTCGACGATATACGCGACGTGATCGTCCCGCGAATGGCCGATCAGCAGGCGTCCGTGAAGGCAAAAGGCATGGCCCGTCTCATAAAATGGTGGCGCGCGATCGAGCGTTTCGAGCCGGGCTTCCAGCACGCTGAAAAGGCTGAGATCGAGGCCGTGCTGGGTCGGACCTTCGATAATTACCAGGCAGCATGGGCCGCTTACTGCGAGGCCGCGGCGGCTGGTACGATCAGCGCCGAGGCGGCGATCATCCTCTGCCATGCGCATGTGACGCGCGAGGCGGCGCTGATGGCCGATGCGATGGGCGGCCTTGCCCGGACGAAATTCGCACCGCTGCAATAA